GCGCCATACACAATTCTGGTGTGTAAAATTAAAATAGGGACCATGCTAGATTGGATTGTAGTTAATGCGCCAATTCATATCTTTAGCTTGACATTTTCTGGGGCCTATGCCTTGAAAGGTGTGTCAGAATTACCCCACATGTATTATTCCTATGGCAACTTGTAATTATTTTGGTAACGAATATGATATCCACCGTTCAATTGGTTAAATACAGTGTATATGAAATAATCTGCGCCCTAAAGCCTAGTCTCTTTCTAACGCATATGGGATGCGTTTTGCGGATTGGAACCAGCGAGGACGGTTATATGCACACAACCATAACTTAAAGGCTGTGAAAATTGCCTCCGTATAACCGTTATTccttagcttttcagattaatttAAACAAGAACATTGAGAGGTTATAGCCTAGGCTATCTCCATATCcgttccctctgtttctctttatctGCACCAACACAAAATCGACAATTGCGAAACAATGTTGAATTGAATAGGAAGGACGAAAAACACCTGAGTTCATGTGCCTGCAATGGCTATATTCGATGTGGTTATATATAACTATGTTGAATAGGCTAGTGTGCTTAAAGATGCGTCTACCTGTCGCTGGAGACCCTACCTCTTGAGCTCCAGAAGAGAAAGTGAGgcgaaagaggggagggaatcCCTCCTGCGTCTGACGCGCCTTTACCAAGGAAACCCACACGCGTGTTCTTTGACGCAACTGCCCATTTTAGGAAACATGCGTCAATGGACAGTACCAAATCAGAAAAATGGTGATTGGAGACAAACATCCTCAAATTAACAGATACAAAGCAAAAGTACGAGTCTTTTAACTTTAATCGCTATTTACTTCTTTATACACCGCCACTGTATTAACAACGTTTTGTCTGATGAGCTTAATTATGCGGAATTGCCATAACACAGACACCCCTCCCCAAGTTGAAATGTAGACGCCCAGACCGTGACGTGACCAACTTTTTTGGCGTTGAAAAGCGGTCGCAGTTCTTCATAGTGCCATTGAAGTGAGTCATCCAGGGGGGCTTGTGGTAACGAAGGACAAAAAGACCGGAGTTGTTCCAGAGAGAACAGTAGACAGTTGTAATAAAGTGCGGTAAAAGGAAACTATCCAGTAGAGTAGGCTTGACTGGAAAGATAATTTAATCTTGAGTCACACGCGGCACAGGTCATTTCGCCTCTGGATTGACTGCGAAAGTAGGTGTCCTAGTACTACTGACATTTGTTATAGAAAGTCGCTTCGACTAACGCACCTGAAGTCCGCCgtagtttttttttacctggAGCTGCAACTAAAGGAACAAAGTTATACATCAAGTGGTTGCCTGCTATTGATATCAAGGAATCTAATATTTATTTTGTGTGGAGACGAGGTTTAATCCTATTTAGCAAGCAAAGCTAATTTCATTTTACACTGAATTTGCACTTTGTGGTTGCAAACATCTGGATATTGAAGAGAACGAGCACTGGTATCGAGTCATTCTCAACACGCAAGGATTTCACCTTTGTGCTGTTCTCTCTAAGGATCATTAGAGCTTCGGACCTTATATCATCTACTGAAAACGATCTCTTTCCTGGATCATGTACCAGGACTACTCGGGGAACTACGACACGTCGTCCCGCGGCAGCAGCACTTCACCGGCACAGCCAGAGTCGTTCACAAGCGGCAGCAGCACGATTGGCAGTCCGATCTCTACCTCCAGCTACCAGGTAGCCTAGCTACTAGCCTGTGCATAATAGCTACAAAGAAAAAGTGTCAGCTTCCACGATTTCAGTTTATGTATTTAATTGAGAAATCTATTTATTTCAAATAGTCCTACTCATTCGTAATAGCCTTCATTATTTGCAAAACACGTCTATGGTGTTATTGACGCTCTTTTGTGGGAAACGTGTTTTATCCCAAGCACATAGGCCTATAacaataaatgtaatatttcatCACCGTCTTACTCGGAAGTTGTTGATGAACCCACTGACACAGTTTTTGATCGGTGACTCAATGGATATATTAAGCGTTGGAGCGCAGAGCGAAATGAAAGTATGCATACTTGCGGAGCCTATGCACCATGTCAAGCAAAGTAATGTATCGTAGAGATTAAAGTTAACAAATACACATTATGAATGATGTAGTCTTTGACGGATCACATCGTGCGTTTTACGTTAGGGCGCAGATCCATCTGTGAGTTTCTATTTCGGCAACTATTGTGCATGAGTGACCACGGCCCTATCTATGTAGCCTAGGCTATCAATATTTCTGACTTAAATGAAACTTCAAGTGTGGTTGTGGTGAAATCTACAAACCTAATAGATAAGCCGACCGCTTTTGAAGCTGTGGGAACGTTGTTTTTTTGCATCACTTGGCCCATCAATGACATCATTGAAAACAaccaataaatacatttcaatgTTCTATGCATCAGCATCTTCACAAAGCGGCCGCACATAAGGCTAGCTGGTACACTGACTATGCGAGAAAATGGCAGGTGCATATCAGCCCTAAAGATTTAATTTGAAATTACATTTGGTAACATAACATTGCATCAAAGCTGGCGCGCGTAAATATATCTTCCTATCCTGCTTAATAAAAATCATATTCACATGCATTCTGGGAAAGGCATATAGCCTATATACTCGAAGAAAAGCTCCGGTTTTCCCCTTTTCTGTGCCTGGAGTTTGTCTGTAGTGGAGTCTGTATACAATTCAGGCACAACAAACACTTTTATGCTTCTGATGCTTAGGCTACTTAAGTTTCGCGAAACTTGACCCTATGTCATACGCACACGAATGGGCATGACCAACAAAACTTCAGTGAGCTTGTGTAGAGTTTTGCAGTTGGGTACCACGTCGTCACGCAGCGACCGTTGGCGAGACAACGGTTTTAAAACGCTGGAGATGTTTAATCTCCCAATGTGCCCTCGGGTATGTTGGTGACTCGAAGTCTGGAGTAATTCCTCCAGATGTCCTATTGTGATTACACAGGCCGGTGCTACCAGTTCTCTCTGAAATAAATAGGCCTATCCTTACTTTGTAATAGCCTAATGTGAGCCATTCGTAGCAATGAATGCAGAAAACAACGATTAGGCGACGATTAGTTTTATTATAGAGGGTAAAGATATTCTGTGGCTCCTGTCTTGTGGGTTTGCGGCTGGCTTCAAAGTCACCCGAAAAAGACCCCGGAGCAGATGTGAAAAGCAGTTTATACGCAACAACAGCAAGTTGTATACCCTGTGAAcaggtaggctatagcctaGGCTACTACTAGATTTGACAGAGCTATATGAATCAAGAATGCGCGGCTGTATCGGGTCTCCCTTCCAAAAACGTATGAGGGACACTAAGGTGCCTTTTATAGATGTAAAGTTACTTGTTATGATGTAAGGTGACTAAAAGCATCATTGGGCGACTATGTTGACAGTATGAGGGATAAACGTTCTCATTTTTACGGTTCGCCACTGGCGTTTGTGCACTGCCCTCTATTGAAATTATAGTGAAAAACGAGTGAAGTTTTTAAATTAAGCATTTCCTTGTTTGCTGCGGTAAGCACTGCTTTGACACGATTCCCGTATGCGTACACTTCAGAGGAAAATCTTCCTGGAAGTTTGAATAATGTTTTGGTTTCCATGGAATTGGTTGGTCATTATTTCCTTCTGTTATGTTCCTTCTGTTAGTTACGTCCTCTCAGACGTTAAATCCCCCGACTGTTGATATAGCCTACCTCGTTTCCAGCAACAATTTGGCAATTTCCCGGCCTATGGTCCAGATGTAGAAGCTACGGGAAACGCGCAACCTACGTGTTGCACCATAACTCAAGAATTTCTTTTAGGCTACATTTACAATGGCGGGATAAGGTTGTCAGTTTTACACACGGTAATAGACAACAGGAAATCAATTTTCCTAAAGGTCACACTGTATAACTATTAAAGTCGTGACCGTTCTTGCACTCTCCGGGAATTTGTGCAGTCTGTGGAATTTTTCATCATCGCCTAATTTATGGAATGTGCTGGCCGCTGGACAGTAGAAACACACTTTCATATCCTTTCCGCAGCGTAATACAGCTTCCTGCTTTACGGGAATTgaccctttttattttttatgtttcacCTAATCCCATATTTGATTTACCACCACACCTATAATTCAAGAATAGTCCAGCGCTTATCAAAAATCTAAAGACTAGAACTCTGATTCTCTGATGACGCGTCAGCTCATGATAAATCGACCTAGGCTATATCACGTGTGTTTTCTTGAGTCACTCGATGTCTTTCTTACCTCTCTGACCAAAATACATGTCAAGACAATTCTTATCTTAACCAATATTGCAATACCACCGTCTTTCTCGGTCGCACAGCGCCACAAAGGAATAGGTCAATCACGATAGATTTTCAGTTCTGCTGTTCTGTTCACAATTGAGGGGCGCATACACGTGTGGAGATTCTATCAGACAACCTTGATGTATTTCTAAGATCCTAAACCAGTCTCATCTTTGTACAAGGGAAAATCGGTCATGTAAATCTAACCTGTGTTTCCAGCGAGCCATGCTGAGGCTTACAATGTTTCCTTTCCAGATGACTTGCCTAACACAAGCCTTTAGTACACTTAGGAAGGAGTACTCCACATCATGGGCTTtcccatatgattcactcaggGTGTCATTGTGCAACTCGAGGGGTTAAAGTGGGGTGTGCATAGTGATTCACTGGGACCATATGCTAGGGAATGTATGAATTTTATAACGGGTGGGTTGTGagtcaatgagtgtgtgtgagtgagtgaatgaatgaatgtatgcTACACGTATGGTGTTGTGTCTACTAAGACAGTTGTTCACATACAGGTGAATTGATTATGAATGATTGATCAGTGGCTTCATGACATCAAAAGGCCAGATGATAACAGTCCTTTTTCACATGACATCTTGCCTCAAATTCAGTCTCGAAAAGGTCAATTCACCAttgtcctccatccctccctctgtgtgtctctctctctctttgaccctccctgtctccagaAGTACAGGGTCGACATGCCCGGCTCCAGCAGTGCCTTCATACCCACCATAAACGCCATCACAACCAGCCAGGACCTGCAGTGGATGGTGCAGCCCACCGTCATCACCTCCATGTCCAACCCCTACTCCCGCTCGCACCCGTACGGCCACCATCTCACCAACGGCCCGGGGCTCTTGGGACACAACACGCTGGCACGCCCCGGCGTCATCCGCTCGATTGGAGATGCCCGTGGACGCCGCAAGAGAGATGAGCAGGTACATTGTGTTTTTTGCATGATGATGATTGAACTGTATATTTGTATCTTTTCTATCAGTATAAACATAGTAAGGTTTCAACGTTTTGACTGAGATTATTACCTAAAAACTCTTATGAAGACCTGTTCCTTAATATTAGATGGACTGTTTCTTTGTACATAAAAATCAATAAATAAAGGAACCTTTTTGTTTGTTCCAACTGTAAACAGGTTTAATCTTGGCCATAATTGGTCaatctttattttttattttttcacaaCTTTGGTCAGTAATTAAGTAGGCTTTGTATTTTTCTCAGCTaaccccagaggaggaggagaagaggcgtGTGCGACGTGAGAGGAACAAGCTGGCCGCCGCTAAATGCCGCAACCGCAGACGAGAGCTGACAGATATGCTACAAGGGGTACGTTGATATCACataccaccccacccctctgccTCACTGGCCTGACAGCCACACCCAATCTGCACACTGACGTCTGATACTAAAGGGACACCTATCCGACTATGAATGTCTTCCTTTGTTCCTTCCTAGTACCTTcttttaaaataaatatatgataTATTTTGGGACAAGTTTCCAGTATTCAAACAGTAGCCATAGCTACCAGAGATCGGTCGAAGTAGTGGCCTTTTTGATGGTATCCATGTACTCCAGCCTGAGTATAAACACATCCATCTTCTTAAGAAACGTAATGCTTTCCCCCCCTGACATACAGAAATAGGACTAGATACTTTATAGCAGATTTCACTGCACTGAAGAGCAGAACACTAATGCATTTGTATTTGTGGCTGTGCCCCAGTGgtgattttagaccctttttaggggtgctcaagcacccttacatttcatctcagcaccactaaaaattataataataaaaaaaaaatatatatattattgtttattatcatttgatgctggtagttcatgaagaaagggacatccttagttttttcattcattcaatattttgcatgataataaatacatttattaattgttatccagtgaaattagggatttattagcaatggggtttaacacttttgcaaggcactgtattcatgtcacattctcattgggggctgagcacccctaaaggtctgatcctagaatcgcccctgctgTGCCCCATTAGCTGGTTGAGCTTCAGGTGTCAGAACCCTGGGATACACGtttgaatcttgctagctgtTAGCACTAAGCTAGACCACAGACGGTGCCAACAAAAGGCTTTTTTCCTCTCGGTTAAGACGGCTGTAAACGGGCCAGGCTGTTTTCAACCCAGCCTAGAAGACGCTTCTGCATCTAAACGGACTAATTATCTCGTGTACAGTGATGGGGAGCTTGGCGTTCTCAAAGAAATGAGGAATGCGCTGCAGGCGGCTTTCTTTGTGAAAGGAGGGTGGACATTTTTGTTAGGGACAACTTGTTCGTCTCTCTAGCCCACGCAATTTAGTCTACTAACAGCCGCCctaccctcctctacccctccctttctctctctgtctctgtctttctctctgtctgtctctgtctctctcttctctctatctagtctctctcaaacacacaaaaacccagcaggtacacacgcacacacagttactCCCAGCAAAACCGCCCTTTCCCTGCTCACTGTCAAATCCCCTAATAAGGAAGTGCCACATTCCAATGCTGACTGGCAGAACATTTCCTACCAACACAGTTGTTACTTGCTCTTGCGCTATAATgcttttttaaacatttatttttgtgaGCCTACTTTCTACTTCCTCATGCCTTTGCTCCCAAGTCAAAGCTCTAAGACGACGTTGTGAGAGGTGATTTATGTTTGGACCCACCCCTGTCTGTAACTGGACCCTTGGCATGCCTTTATCTCTGAAACATTAATGACACAGAGGCAGTTCTCACAGGCCAGTCCTGAGGCCAGTTCTGATTAATTTCAGATATAAATTGATATTATGATGATAATATGTTTTGATGAATCTCTTAAACTcctagatcacacacacacacacacacacacacacacacacacacacacacacacacacacacacacacacacataatcattcAGTACCCATGTTTTTATGATGTCTGTCTCAAATAGCTCATCCACAGTCCTGAGCAATCAAACAGTGCTCTCTAGTGGACAGACATTAGTGGTGCAGCCGCCGCTATGTGGAACCTAAGCAATGGTTTTATGCCCTTGCTGCAAAATCTATCATAGTGTGTAGCCTATTACTCAGGTACCAAATGCACTACCAAACAACCAAACCAATACTCAGGTGCCAAATATATAACCACACCAATAAAAAAGTGTTTGTGAGGAAGCTGATTCCTGTGAGGAGGTCTGACGTGAGTTGTGCTACACTGGATAtcgacctcacatatatactgtGTGTACCGCTGTTGCTCATCCCACGCTTTCTCTTTgcgaacaggagactgaaaaGCTCGAGGAAGAGAAAGCGGACCTCCAGAAGGAGATCGAGACCCTGcagaaggagaaggacaagcTGGAGTTCATGCTGGTGGCCCACAACCCTGTGTGCAAGCTGCCCACCGAGGACCGCCACCAGGTGttgaaccaccaccaccaccagcaccaccaccagcaccagcagcaacagcatcAGCAGTGCGCCCCCCTTCCCCTGACCATGCGCTCCCTCAACCTGGGCCCCCGCGGGCCCCTCAACCCCGTGGTGGTGAAGCAGGAACCCGAGGAGGACGACGACTCGGAGGACGGCAAGCCCCAGCGCTCCGTCATCAAGCCCATTTGCTTAGGGGGCGGAGTCATGAGCCTCGGCGGCGGGATGTACTGCTCGGACGGCGACAGCCTCAACACGCCGGTGGTGGCGGCGTCCACCCCGGCGTCCACGACGCCCAACGCGCCCAGCCTCATCTTCACCTACCCCAACATGCTGGAGCCCGAGAGCCCCTCGCCGTCCTCCGAGTCGTGCTCCAAGGCCCACCggcgcagcagcagcagcggggATCAGTCCTCCGACTCGCTCAACTCGCCCACCCTGCTGGCTCTCTGAGTGGGCCATCGTTTTGAGGGAAGGACAACCTCCGCTTCCCTTTGTCGACCCGGTAGACTTAAGAGCACACTCCCCTACCGAACTACCCCCGAAAGACCGCCCGACAGACCGCAGGCCGTTGTTGCTCCACTCTGTGGACTGGGATAGAACTCGCCATGGGCTACTGATGCTTTGCTGGGGTTCCCTACCCTTCGTATGTTCCCAAGGTGTGTACCGTGCCGGTCTTGTGTTGTTCCTCCCCCATTTCAAGTCGAGCTTGTCCGTTTGTTTAGCGATGGAAGAGACCGAGGCGGGAGCGAGAAGGGCGACGGCCGACCACCCCATCTGTTTTTTCGAATCGCGGCGCCAAAAGCCACGTGACGCCAATTGCACTCTGCAAAGATCAATCGAGAAATCACTAAGCGACCGTCGCTACTGCTATCGTCAAAAAGAAGTCTGTGTGTCCTGGCTTCCCTCTGTtctggtggagggatggagacccAGACCGTGACTACGAGCAAACCCGCCATTTTTTGCTGACGAAACAGAGCTTGGATCACTTTGTTTCCATCTCTGATCTGTATTTATTCCTATTGTTgtagtttccccccccccccccccccttcctcctcgcaTTCTGACGCTGTCCCCTTCTTAAACTGCCTGTAGAGCAGCAATCGGTTTGCAAGGTGAGCCATGGAACCTCACTGTCTCAAAGGAATCAAGCCAATTCTAATTTGTCAGTTGGGTTCTCTACACCCTTAGACCGTTGATGACCGTAGTATTAATGTACTTCTCCTCAGTTGTATACCTGAACTGTGTTCCGCACAGAATTTTGTAAAACAAAGGTCAGGGAATTCTTTGTTGTCTTGATAGCGTCCCCTCATTTGAATGACCATTACAGGAAGTGATTCACAATGGCCTATAGACTACAGGAG
The Osmerus mordax isolate fOsmMor3 chromosome 9, fOsmMor3.pri, whole genome shotgun sequence genome window above contains:
- the fosl2 gene encoding fos-related antigen 2 isoform X1, which produces MYQDYSGNYDTSSRGSSTSPAQPESFTSGSSTIGSPISTSSYQKYRVDMPGSSSAFIPTINAITTSQDLQWMVQPTVITSMSNPYSRSHPYGHHLTNGPGLLGHNTLARPGVIRSIGDARGRRKRDEQALYFSQLTPEEEEKRRVRRERNKLAAAKCRNRRRELTDMLQGETEKLEEEKADLQKEIETLQKEKDKLEFMLVAHNPVCKLPTEDRHQVLNHHHHQHHHQHQQQQHQQCAPLPLTMRSLNLGPRGPLNPVVVKQEPEEDDDSEDGKPQRSVIKPICLGGGVMSLGGGMYCSDGDSLNTPVVAASTPASTTPNAPSLIFTYPNMLEPESPSPSSESCSKAHRRSSSSGDQSSDSLNSPTLLAL
- the fosl2 gene encoding fos-related antigen 2 isoform X2, with translation MYQDYSGNYDTSSRGSSTSPAQPESFTSGSSTIGSPISTSSYQKYRVDMPGSSSAFIPTINAITTSQDLQWMVQPTVITSMSNPYSRSHPYGHHLTNGPGLLGHNTLARPGVIRSIGDARGRRKRDEQLTPEEEEKRRVRRERNKLAAAKCRNRRRELTDMLQGETEKLEEEKADLQKEIETLQKEKDKLEFMLVAHNPVCKLPTEDRHQVLNHHHHQHHHQHQQQQHQQCAPLPLTMRSLNLGPRGPLNPVVVKQEPEEDDDSEDGKPQRSVIKPICLGGGVMSLGGGMYCSDGDSLNTPVVAASTPASTTPNAPSLIFTYPNMLEPESPSPSSESCSKAHRRSSSSGDQSSDSLNSPTLLAL